The Trichoderma asperellum chromosome 6, complete sequence region tatatagtaaaaggCATAATAGACAGCCTATGAACACAGGATAACAGCTATCAACTTTGTAGGACAGACACTATGAGTAAATATTGAATCTTAATGAATATATAATCAGTTAATGCATTGGGAACTATGCTGTAAAGTTCGCGATATCGAGCTCCACATCCCTATTCTTTACTCACCCCCCCTTTATCAATATCTGCATCCGCTTTAGCACTTCAGAATTAGATAAAAGCCGCGCCATAGTATTGTAGAATGCATTAAAATCCTCTTTTTGGGAAGGCCAAAGCGTTGGTTGGTGAGCTCCTTCGCTGATGCCAGCGCTGGCTTGTGCAACCCAGCTACGCGGTGCACAAATTGACTGACGAAACCATCCAAATCAGCATCTGGCACAGCTCGGTTGATCTAGCCATAGTTTGCGGCGGTTTCAGCATCAAATTCATCGCTATCATAAATAATCCCAAGCATCCGACTGCGCGACACGGGCTTGGGAGCAATTCAATACCATCACCTCCGGGAATGAGCCCAAAATTAACCTCGGCCCGGGACAATATGGCCTTCTCATTGCGGCCAAACCGAACATCGCTGGCCAATACAAATTCTGAACCAATACCTCTCGCTCTACCACGGATCGCGGCAACGGTTATCACCGAGATAGTAGCAAGCTTTAGCATTATCAATGGCCATTTCGCTAACAGCTCAGGCGAAATTGATGAAGCCTGCTGAAGATTATAGTGAGAGATAAAGAAGTCTGGTATTGCGCTATCGAAAACCAGGATCTTAAGATCGgattcagcttcagcctccTGTAGGGGATTCCAAAGACCCACAAAGAAGTTGGACCCCGCCAGATTGAAAGGCGGCTGGTTAATTGTTGCGCGCCAATAATGAGGTGTCACTTTGGTGACTTCAAATACAGACGGGGACATGTTGAGATTCGAGAGTAAGACCGGTTTCAAACTAATCAGGTAACTAGATTTCGATTCACTTCTCCTTGAATGTGTTTGGTCTTGCAATTATGTCTTGGGGAGGCGGTCATtgtagtatatatatgcatgaaCCATGACATGTTTCCATGGATACATGCAATATGATGGATGCTTGATAAGCTAGCATTAAGCTTTCCGATTTCTTAGCGCTGCACTACTTTTAAAAGCAAAGCCATCTTGTCGCCATATTCAAAGCTCCCTCCTAATACAGTAATTTTTCTTGATGCCAGTGCGGGTTTTTTAATCGATGACTTTACTCACTTGCAGTTCTCCGTATAGCTTGTGAGTAAAACGCACAGTATCCTAACAAGAAGGTCTATATTTCCAACATAATCtcaaattaaaaataaatcttctATGAAAAGAGGCTCTAAATTAGAGCTAAAtggttaataaaatactaagtCTCCAAACCACTGCGGATGGTGTGACAAGCCAGCCCTGGTGTTTATTTTGAACACATCATTGAATACGGCTTTCCCAGCATAGCTTTAACACCTGCAAAATGTacgta contains the following coding sequences:
- a CDS encoding uncharacterized protein (EggNog:ENOG41~TransMembrane:1 (o82-100i)), whose translation is MSPSVFEVTKVTPHYWRATINQPPFNLAGSNFFVGLWNPLQEAEAESDLKILVFDSAIPDFFISHYNLQQASSISPELLAKWPLIMLKLATISVITVAAIRGRARGIGSEFVLASDVRFGRNEKAILSRAEVNFGLIPGGDGIELLPSPCRAVGCLGLFMIAMNLMLKPPQTMARSTELCQMLIWMVSSVNLCTA